A single window of Lysobacter oculi DNA harbors:
- a CDS encoding IS1182 family transposase, translating to MKRFVDGIDRSQGLLLPDRLEDYVHEDNPVRVVDAFVEALDLSALGFEAANRAAGGRPAYHPATLLKIYIYGYLNRIQSSRRLEREAQRNLELIWLTGRLAPDFKTIADFRKDNGAAITAVCSRFVALCRSMKVFSHAIVAIDGSKLKAVNSRDRNFTVGKVRGRRQQLEESVARYLAELDRADRDPALLPEGRAPHLKDKLAKLRAQMEKLDAIEKQLEAAPDHQISLTDPDARSMTSSGRGTGTVGYNVQAVVDAKHHLIVAHDVTNDGHDRAQLSRMATKAREALGTERMTALADRGYFNAPEILACEEAGVIPLVPKPLTSNSKAEGRFDKRDFIYDEAADEYECPAGERAIHRFTAEEKGLTLHKYWSSACPRCPMRMKCTTASYRRITRWEHEHVLERMQMLLDARPQAAVVRRQTVEHVFGTLKSWLGTTPLLTKTLPKVRSEVSLAVLAYNMKRMIKIVGTQGMVRAIAA from the coding sequence ATGAAGCGATTCGTCGATGGAATAGATCGATCCCAAGGGCTTCTGCTCCCTGATCGGCTGGAGGACTACGTCCACGAGGACAACCCGGTGCGGGTCGTCGATGCATTCGTCGAGGCCCTCGACCTGAGCGCGCTGGGCTTCGAGGCCGCCAATCGCGCGGCAGGTGGTCGGCCTGCGTATCACCCGGCCACGCTGCTCAAGATTTACATCTACGGCTACCTCAACCGCATCCAGTCCAGCCGGCGCCTGGAGCGGGAGGCGCAACGGAATCTGGAGCTGATCTGGCTGACCGGACGACTGGCACCGGACTTCAAGACCATCGCCGACTTCCGCAAGGACAACGGCGCTGCAATCACGGCCGTGTGCAGCCGGTTCGTTGCACTGTGCCGGAGCATGAAGGTCTTCTCGCATGCCATCGTCGCGATCGATGGCAGCAAGCTCAAAGCGGTGAACAGCCGGGACCGCAACTTCACCGTTGGTAAGGTCAGAGGACGCCGGCAGCAGTTGGAGGAGAGCGTTGCGCGATACCTCGCCGAACTGGACCGAGCGGACCGCGACCCTGCCTTGCTGCCGGAGGGGCGTGCACCACATCTGAAGGACAAGCTGGCGAAGCTGCGCGCGCAGATGGAGAAGCTTGATGCCATCGAAAAGCAGCTTGAGGCCGCACCAGATCACCAGATCTCGCTGACGGACCCGGACGCAAGATCAATGACGTCAAGCGGTCGGGGCACAGGCACGGTTGGCTACAACGTCCAGGCGGTGGTCGACGCCAAGCATCATCTGATCGTCGCTCATGACGTGACGAACGACGGCCACGACCGCGCGCAGCTCTCGCGCATGGCAACGAAGGCCAGGGAAGCCCTTGGCACCGAACGTATGACGGCGCTGGCAGATCGTGGCTACTTCAATGCACCGGAGATCCTGGCGTGCGAGGAGGCAGGCGTCATTCCGTTGGTGCCCAAGCCGCTCACGTCGAACAGCAAGGCCGAAGGCCGGTTCGACAAGCGGGACTTCATTTACGACGAAGCCGCGGATGAGTACGAATGTCCAGCAGGCGAAAGGGCGATCCATCGCTTCACGGCCGAAGAAAAGGGCCTGACCCTGCACAAGTATTGGTCATCCGCCTGCCCCCGCTGCCCGATGCGGATGAAATGCACGACCGCGAGCTATAGACGAATCACCCGCTGGGAGCACGAACACGTGCTCGAGCGAATGCAGATGCTGCTGGATGCAAGGCCACAAGCTGCAGTGGTGCGAAGACAGACGGTGGAGCATGTCTTCGGCACGCTCAAATCATGGCTTGGCACTACGCCATTGCTGACCAAGACCCTTCCAAAGGTAAGAAGCGAGGTCAGCTTGGCGGTGTTGGCCTACAACATGAAACGGATGATCAAGATCGTGGGTACTCAAGGCATGGTGCGGGCCATCGCGGCCTGA